The genomic region tgctgctgtttttcGTCACTCTACCTGCAGGAAAAACCGGACCTGAAACCGACAAGTGAAAACGCGAAAGGCGATTCTGTATTTCTCAAGTATGTCCCTGTACgtacctgtattttcaagatggcgcatgtacatgatgagacaccggtcgcaatgtatatgtaaatgagaatttcggAGCTTATGAACATACTTAGATATgctgatggaggtaaatacacatgtgctaggacacacttttgactgcaaaatttgtttgtctcaaagaacaTCTAAAAGCgttacacatagtgcctttaatgttcaaaatagaTTACAGTTAttataaacagaaaaacaagataTCAGTTTAAAAGTATATTGCTCCATCCCTCATATAATACACTTATTCTATTGCAGGTACCTTAAATATGGATAAGAGTGGAAACAAGGATAAGGTAAGAAACTCCATATTTAATTCATTAAATGTTAAGGATGATTTACTTTATACCTCATTGTATGGTGTTACAATGCTTTACATACAGgacatatttatttacttatttacagCAGTCAGTGAAGAGTTCTGAAGAGATCAACAGGAAGGAACAATATCAACGAGAAACCGAAACACTGCTTGGCAGACTTCACCTTCAAGACAAACATCAACAGAAGTTGTCACCAGCAGATTTTCTTAAAGTAGGTCCACCTGTGAAACAGGACCATGAAACATCTGAGAAAGAACTCACTCATACTTTTCTTCAGAGGTTGATGATGTTAGACTACAGGGCCAGATATATTCCTGTAAGACAGGATAGTGATGAGGTGACCCATTCAAAGCCTGTTGTAGAGTTTGACACTGTTGATACAGATGATGATGACTTAAGTGATTTTTGTAGCACCACTGTAGACTTTGATCAATCAAAACAGACTCACGTGCATCCAATGGATGTTCAAATGGCAGTATTTCACTGCTCAGACAGCTTTTTGAAGCAGAACATGATTACAAAGCTATCACAATGTCAGTATGCCTTACCTTTGCTTGTTCCTGACCCAGTCACAATGGACATTGAATGTCCTCTGTGGACTTTCagacaaataagaaaaacatggAAGGTAACTGAAATCAAAGATAATTCAAACACCGTCACCATGAAGAGTATGCCCATCTGCAAAGCTGAGACACCCATGGTGTCATTTCTCCGCCTGGGTTCACTATCTCTGTCTAAGTCACAGCTGATTAACACTTTGATCAATGACCGTCACAGCACCTTCTTCCACAGAAACTGCCCAGGTAGCACCAAGTCTCGCCATCTGATGGATGGTGTGGCAGAGATTGCCTGGTACTGCCCTGCTGGAAAACCCAATGATGCCTTCACTGACTGCATTGCCTTCTGTAATCTTCATGGTGATGCCCAGTTAATTGAAAAACAGCGTGACATAATGACTGAGAAATCTTCAATCAATGTGGTTCTTGTACCAACTCTGGGAAAAGGTGACAAAGGTTCTGCAGTTATGTCAGTCCTTCTTAAGTCTCCGACGCCCCTCATATGTCTCACTGCTGATAGTGAATGTGATGCTGTTGagaaaataaagggaaaataCATAATGGGTCTCAGGGACAGAAGCCAGTCAGATGTGTCTGAAGaactgaaaaaaatcattgGAAGAATTTTGTCAGGACAACATGCATCCTTCCGGCTTGAAACCATGGCTGAAGTCTCTGAAATCAGAGTGGATGAAGACGACAATGTCTGCCAAAAAGGAAAATCTGCTGCAATGAAAATTGTGAACTTGCTTCAGGGGATGGATGTGTCAAAGATCAAAGATACATTTCTCCCTTGTCAAGGCCAACTATGGCACAAGTGGTGCAGAATAAACAAAGAACTTTATCACCTCAAAGGACACATTGAGAAAGAGAAATGTAAAAAGCAACAGGAACTGATGCAGATACGACAAAAACAATGCACCACTTCCTGTACTGAAGTAATGAAGTTGTTCATTAAAAGCCTCTCATCTTTGCCATCAAAGGAGAAAGAGTATTTCCTGAAGTGGACTCAGATCTTAGCAGATGCCCTCTCCACAGATGATCTGTGTTTAATTTTACAGAGCTATGATGAAAAGTGGTCTGAGGTCTTAGCTTTGAAGGAGAAACATGACAAATCTGATCTGttaaaaagaaagcaaactgagcTTGAACAAATATCAACAAAACTACAGTCTGCCACTTTCGGTTTGGAGCACATCTTTAGAGAAATGGGACAGATCTATGAAGCCTATGCAtctctgcagaaacaaacaaagatgaGAAAAACTGACTGGTCTAAATACCCTGAGCTGGCTGCAGAGCTGATGATATCAGGACACCCAATGGAGCTGATGGATGGTGATGCAGGTCATGTGCCTTTAACGTGGATCTCTAGTCTTTTAGATGAAGTCATCAAGAAACTGGGCGACAagagagtttttgttttgtcagtgctgGGTGTACAAAGCAGTGGAAAATCAACAATGCTGAATGCCATGTTTGGGTTACAGTTTGCAGTGAGTGCTGGCAGGTGCACCAAGGGTGCCTTCATGCAGCTGGTCAAAGTTTCAGATGAGATCAAGAAAGACTTTGAGTTTGACTACATTCTAGTGGTGGACACTGAAGGACTGCGCGCTCTTGAGTTGGAGGGTAACAGCACTCTTCACCACGACAATGAACTGGCAACGTTTGTTGTTGGTCTGGGAAACATGACACTGATCAACATCTTTGGAGAGAATCCAGCTGAGATGCAAGATGTTCTGCAGATTGTTGTTCAGGCTTTCATGAGGATGAAAAACGTTAAACTTTCTccaagttgtgtgtttgttcaccAGAATGTTACAGATATTGCAGCTTCAGAGAAAAACTTGCATGGAAAAAGACAGCTGCAAGAAAAACTGGACAAGATGGCCCAACTAGCAGCCAAAGAGGAGGTTTGTAATGCTGAGTGCTTCCGTGATGTCATTGCATTCGATGTGCAGAAAGATGTGAAATACTTTGCCCAACTATGGGAGGGAAGTCCACCTATGGCTCCTCCAAATCCAGGGTATAGTGAGAGCGTCCAAGAGCTGAAGAAGTTCATCCTCTCCAAAGCTTCACAGTCAACTGGAATTACTCTCTCACAGTTCAAAAGCAAAATTCAGGACCTGTGGAATGCTCTGATGaatgaaaactttgttttcagtttcaaaaACACACTTGAAATTGCAGTTTACAGAAAACTTGAGGTCCAGTATGGGAACTGGACCTGGGCCCTGAGGAGCAACATGTTGACTATTGAGAACGGGCTTTACACCAGAATTGAAAACGGAAAACATGACAAGGTTGAGCTCAGTTATCTACATGAGGAAATGAAGATAACCtatgaaaaaatcaaaaaagcAATGACAACATACTTTGATgatgacagagacaaagaaataCTGGTTCAGTGGCGAGGACGATTTGAAAGAAAAATCAAGGAGTTTCATGACGACCAAGTGAGAGGAGTCAAAAAAAAACTGGATGAAGTGATTGAGCAGAAAAATGCTTGTAAAAAGCTTGACGATAAGAAGACAGAGTTTGAAAACAAACTGCTACAAAAGAGCAAAGAGCTCGCTCATCAGTTAAAGGACAAGGCAAAAGATGAAGAGGAACTTAAAAAACAGTTCAACTCTGTTTGGAGTGGCTGGGTTAGTGAACTAACTGCAGGTACAAAACCTATTGAGGACATTAACTATAAAAAGGATCAGGCAACTATCCTTCAGGAGCTTGGTTTTGAATGGTCTCTTATAACTGAATCTGAAAGCAGTGGCagatacaaaaaaatatcagaGGTGGGTGATTACATTCATCATGTGTGTCTCACCAAGGACAAAGGTCTCTGCATCCCAGGCCAACAATCCCAAGATGATAAGAACGAAAATACGAGCAACGAAGATCAAGGAAGAATGTCAACAATTTGgcagtcttttaaaaaaatgttccaATTTAGGccaacagaacaaaacaaagaacataCATCAAGAAGTTCTTTAGTATGTGAAGAACAGGAACTGATCAGATCCCTTATTTACAGTATTGAAAAACAGTCCCTTGATGCAATCAAGGGCAAACCTGTTGCTACAAGAGGCTACAGTCCAATTTACTTCCAAGAAGTGGCCAAAAATGTCAAGGAAAAGGTGAAAGAGTTTGAATCAAAAAGGAAATATGCTGTGAAGAAGGAGTTTACTGTTGATcttattctgtttgtgtttgaaaaaGCAGGGAGATGGCTTTCAGAGTCCCATAAGAAATTCAGAATGAACAACGATGCAGTCACTTATGTAGAAAGCAAGAAAAAGCAATATTAcaacattttcagcagcttctGCAGAGGAAGCTCATCTGCTGTTGTGTTTGGAGAACTGATCTGTGAGAAACTGAAGAGTTCCACTGTTGAAGCCGTCTGTAACAAGACTGCTATTGATCTTGCTGGAGAGATGAAGTGCAGTTTCCCAGCATTCAGTGGGAACAGGTTGAACTTGGAGAAACACTTGCTGAAGTCACTGGCTGACAAAGAGGACTTTGATGATTTTATCACCTACATCCACCACCCAAGGAAGCAAGCAGAGACTTTTATAGAAGAGCAAGTACAGAGATACATCTtcacagacaataaaaataaagcacGGACAATATTCAAGAAAAATGTTGAAGACATCAATAAGCTTGTGAGTCAAGCTTTATTCACTGCAACAGATAAAGTCAAAACCCAGAGAGGAGACTCAGACATGTGGGTGGAGGAATTTTACAATTTGCTAAAAGATGAACTGACATTCAACACCTTTTGTTGTCAAAACTTCAGTGACATCAATGATTTTGACTTTGTCAGAGAAGAGATAGAGAAAGGCCTTGTATCTGTCATGAAGGAAGTGAGCAGCCTCTCATTGGATAAGATGGAGGAATTCAGGATGAAGCCTGATCAAATCCTCATTGATCAGCTGTGTAACTGCTGCTGGGCAAAGTGTCCATTCTGTGCAGCTGTTTGTACCAACACGCTAGAAAACCACAGTCCTGACAAACACAGTGTGCCTTTTCATCGGCCCTCTGGGATTAAAGGATGGCACGATATAGACACAATGGACCTGGACATCAATTTCTGCACAACATCAGTTGCAagtgatgactttttttatccTTATTGGCATTCATATGATTCCTTTCCTTATAAACACTATCAAAGGGCTGGGAAGAAGTATGCAACATGGCAAATTACTCCTGATGAGTCAAAGCTGACATACTGGAAATGGTTTGTATGTCGATTTGAAAAGCAACTGGAAGACTACTATAAATTAAAATTCCAGGGCAGGGGAGAAATTCCTCCTGCGTGGAGAGACCACAGTAAACAAGAAGCTATTGAAAGTCTGGATGAAATGTACAATCTGTGACTGAGCCAGAAACAACCAAACTCTACTCAGAGTAACAGAAATTGTCTTTAACTGTTGAAAAGAAATAGGAGTTTTTGATTTGGTTGAAGGAGCGCGACAGTAGCAATATTCAGGATGAGGCCTTCCCCAAGATGACTGAAAGAAACAGCACCTATTTATAATGTGATCAATATGTATCTCAATTTGTTTTGCAGGATAACATTATTTAGTCAGGATTCCTTAAAATGCCATGAAGCATAGGCGAACACAACAAACGTGTAATTATAAATGGCATGTTTGTTAGCCATTACAGGATGATTGTAAAAAGAGACAGATCAGAATCAGTCATaggtttttatgcctccgcgtGGGCAAAAGCTGTAGCTGGAGggattatgttttcaggttgtccgtctgtccatccctTTGTCCCATTATTGTGAatgagatatctcaagaacaccttgagggaatttcttcaaatttgcttcaaatgtccacttggacgtaacaatgaactgactagattttggtgatcaaaggttcAGGTCAAAATTACTTTGCGTCTGAATCATTCTCGTGTATGCAGTATCTTAAGAAGGCCTTaggggaatttcctcaaatttggcacaaacgtacaCTTTGATGGTAGGGAATTCctttaaatttggcataaacaaacacagtgcCGCCCGGTCAGTATACCAGCATATATCAATTTCTCACTAGTACTAGTATTATTTCCATGTATTTATTCCAGATATTTAACACTGTAGTATTTTCAAAACATCTCATAAATGGTGAAAAATCATACTGATACAATTTCTATACAGTCgaataacattaaatatatgtTGTCTAAACAGTGAGAATTTaaccttttttgggggggataaaaattgtaaatgtattatCTTAGCATCCCTACCTTTACCATGAATGGACAATTCAACTGTTTGGTTTAGCATGGCTTtaggatgtaaaaaaaaaaaaaaaatcagacttaCACAGTTATTCTGCATAAATTGTTTAACAACAATgaagtacttttattttgtagtgaTTACTTAATTTCAGTTACATTAGCTTGGCATCACTCCCTTTACTCTGAAAGGACAAATGAACTGTTTGGTGGcgcatatttaaaaaaaaaaatttgaccCTATTAGACCTTTATTTCTTGTATAAAGCTACATAAATCTGTTCAGTCAGACCTCTGAAACTAGAACGTCAAAAAACCACATGTCCACCTTTGACAATCCTACCACACAGAGCCCCAGTGTCTGGAATGAGTCTTTTGTTCCTGACTTCCTGTAGCAGGGGAACTAAAAAGGCAGAatatttaaagacacagtgacatctagtggacTTGTTTTGCATGACATACTTTAACCAAATGGTAAAGATAGGTTAATGACGTTGGGTGAACATTTTTTATTCAGatatcaaaatcaaaaaaattTATAAAGATCTCAAAATGTGCTCTACCGAACAATTTAGGTGAAAGTTAaagggtaaaaaacaacaacaacaacaacaacaacttcaaatttggcacaaacatcaacttggaTGCAAGGAAGAGCTGATTAAAATTTCGTGGTCAAAGTTCAAAATCCATGTGACCTCACCCACAAAACAAGTTTTTGACAATCACTTAAGAATTCATATGATAACTATGACAAAATCTACACAAATCTCTAATAGAACaagatgatgaagtgatgaaattttatatcaaaaaggtcaaaggtcagcttcactgtgacatcataatgttctgctgaaacacttttctggccattattcaacatcataagTCAGAAACAAAAGGTTTGATCAGTAtctggtcagatactgaactggtgacactaatcttgggtgcccatcttgaaactgtgctgattatatagctcttctgtgctgctgagtttaagatgtgtgtgaagcatccatgttttagaatatgcaccttctttgcagcaacattggaagcattgtcaactgtcaggGCTACAAATGACTTTGGACAGACGTGGgtataaactgtaactgcaaacTGACATGTTCATACAACTACAAGATGACAAACCAAgttgtttaattaaaaatatgttttatttttcaagtaaagtcatctttatttatatggTGCATTTTATACACAATAAATGCAACACAATGTGCTACCACTTAGAAAtgacatataataataataaaacaagtgCAAATGACAAGTAGAGAAAGAATCAGTGCCAAAATTACAAATGCCCAAACAtacaagagacacacacacacacacacacacactgaagaagtCAGCCATAGACTGTTATGAAGAGAAGTGTTTTTGACTTGCTTTTAAAAGTATTCAGTGTGTGCCTCTCACAGGTCCACAGGCTGGGTGTTTCATCTGCTGGGACATATATGCAAAAGACAGCCTCTCCTGCTTTAGAATTAGTACGAGCAATGGTTGGATGACCTCATGTACTGAAGCGCAGGACCATATAGAGCTTTGTATACAGGTAACAGGATTTTAAAATCAAGATCAAAACACAggtaaacagtttttattttaggatGTTTTCTCAAAGtcgaatgtttttttttttaaatggtgaaTGATGATTTGTCTTTCTAAAGTATTTGGAGTATTCAACAATTTTACActtttgaaaaagaaatgtcagtcttgtgaaaaaaatgaatgtttcaTTTTAGTGCAATAAATAAGCCCTTCATACAGTCATTGGAGTGTCCGTCTCCTTTGTTATTGATAAGCATTTGAAGAAGACCCGATTTTCTTTTGGCACACTCTCAAAAATATGGCTAAGTCCTGTCACATACTAATTTAAGTATGTTTAATCTTTATGACCCAAAATCACAAATTGTGGCAAATTCTGTCAGcaatttttagttttagtcttggTGCTGGACATTTAGTCTCGCCTTCATCAAAGAAAACCTTAAACATTTTAGTCTAATGTAAGCCGGTAAAAAcacatgacattttagtcactGAAAAACTGGACAGATGATTGTTTTACATACAACATTTTAGTCTAGTTTAAGTGAAGACCAAGAGTGAGCATTTTAATCAAACTTAAAAAACTGCCTTAAAATATGATTTCATCCGATTCATTTAAGGCTAAAGGAAAATTAGCCATAAAATGACAGGCTGTATGATTAAGACTGCAGCTTTGCAGAGAGGGTGTCTGGTCTGATGTTGTTCTGATTTACATATTTATCTTTGTACAGACATGATTATGAATTATTATGAAgacagtaaacaacaacaacaacaacaaaatacattGCTGTCCTTTTTTAGGCACAGTTACAAACTGGTATATTCATGTGTTTATAGTAGATTGTACACTACCTATCATAATTTTTAAAAGAACACAATTGTAATGTTGATGGGGATGATTTCGATTTAACAGGctgttcaaatatgttttgtggctagAGAGAGAGATTTGGCATTGCATGATTTG from Epinephelus moara isolate mb chromosome 18, YSFRI_EMoa_1.0, whole genome shotgun sequence harbors:
- the LOC126405922 gene encoding interferon-induced very large GTPase 1-like isoform X3 is translated as MVSENEYHCYSGLCDEDKEQNEPLDHKSQTEGRINTSVFQQNQIDEEETAANTEIKCDPVSGAKHSDKDSDSTRVGGDSEITPVIPSTNNEKGETDEVKEVNNESSSNMTKRSMEESDAVKDTSPSSQTVSAETKEVVEQEESAAKTEVKCDPMKELGDDKHSKNHDHASVGEREIKPVQSATTEKGTLDMDMSGNKNKQSVKSSEEINRKEQYQRETETLLGRLHLQDKHQQKLSPADFVKVGPPVKQDHETSEKELAHTFLQRLMMLDYRARYIPVRHDSDEVTHSKSVLALDTVDTDDDDLSDFYSTTADFDQSKQTDVHPMDVQMAVFHCSDSFLKQNMITKLSQCQYALPLLVPDPVTMDIECPLWTFRQIRKTWKVTEIKDNSNTVTMKSMPICKAETPMVSFLRLGSLSLSKSQLINTLINDRHSTFFHRNCPGSTKSRHLMDGVAEIAWYCPAGKPNDAFTDCIAFCNLHGDAQLIEKQRDIMTEKSSINVVLVPTLGKGDKGSAVMSVLLKSPTPLICLTADSECDAVEKIKGKYIMGLRDRSQSDVSEELKKIIGRILSGQHASFRLETMAEVSEIRVDEDDNVCQKGKSAAMKIVNLLQGMDVSKIKDTFLPCQGQLWHKWCRINKELYHLKGHIEKEKCKKQQELMQIRQKQCTTSCTEVMKLFIKSLSSLPSKEKEYFLKWTQILADALSTDDLCLILQSYDEKWSEVLALKEKHDKSDLLKRKQTELEQISTKLQSATFGLEHIFREMGQIYEAYASLQKQTKMRKTDWSKYPELAAELMISGHPMELMDGDAGHVPLTWISSLLDEVIKKLGDKRVFVLSVLGVQSSGKSTMLNAMFGLQFAVSAGRCTKGAFMQLVKVSDEIKKDFEFDYILVVDTEGLRALELEGNSTLHHDNELATFVVGLGNMTLINIFGENPAEMQDVLQIVVQAFMRMKNVKLSPSCVFVHQNVTDIAASEKNLHGKRQLQEKLDKMAQLAAKEEVCNAECFRDVIAFDVQKDVKYFAQLWEGSPPMAPPNPGYSESVQELKKFILSKASQSTGITLSQFKSKIQDLWNALMNENFVFSFKNTLEIAVYRKLEVQYGNWTWALRSNMLTIENGLYTRIENGKHDKVELSYLHEEMKITYEKIKKAMTTYFDDDRDKEILVQWRGRFERKIKEFHDDQVRGVKKKLDEVIEQKNACKKLDDKKTEFENKLLQKSKELAHQLKDKAKDEEELKKQFNSVWSGWVSELTAGTKPIEDINYKKDQATILQELGFEWSLITESESSGRYKKISEVGDYIHHVCLTKDKGLCIPGQQSQDDKNENTSNEDQGRMSTIWQSFKKMFQFRPTEQNKEHTSRSSLVCEEQELIRSLIYSIEKQSLDAIKGKPVATRGYSPIYFQEVAKNVKEKVKEFESKRKYAVKKEFTVDLILFVFEKAGRWLSESHKKFRMNNDAVTYVESKKKQYYNIFSSFCRGSSSAVVFGELICEKLKSSTVEAVCNKTAIDLAGEMKCSFPAFSGNRLNLEKHLLKSLADKEDFDDFITYIHHPRKQAETFIEEQVQRYIFTDNKNKARTIFKKNVEDINKLVSQALFTATDKVKTQRGDSDMWVEEFYNLLKDELTFNTFCCQNFSDINDFDFVREEIEKGLVSVMKEVSSLSLDKMEEFRMKPDQILIDQLCNCCWAKCPFCAAVCTNTLENHSPDKHSVPFHRPSGIKGWHDIDTMDLDINFCTTSVASDDFFYPYWHSYDSFPYKHYQRAGKKYATWQITPDESKLTYWKWFVCRFEKQLEDYYKLKFQGRGEIPPAWRDHSKQEAIESLDEMYNL
- the LOC126405922 gene encoding interferon-induced very large GTPase 1-like isoform X4; the protein is MVSENEYHCYSGLCDEDKEQNEPLDHKSQTEGRINTSVFQQNQIDEEETAANTEIKCDPMSGAKHSDKDDDSTRVGGDSEITSVIPSTTDKKGETDEVKEVNNESSSNMTKRSMEESDAVKDTSPSSQTVSAETKEVVEQEESAAKTEVKCDPMKELGDDKHSKNHDHASVGEREIKPVQSATTEKGTLDMDMSGNKNKQSVKSSEEINRKEQYQRETETLLGRLHLQDKHQQKLSPADFVKVGPPVKQDHETSEKELAHTFLQRLMMLDYRARYIPVRHDSDEVTHSKSVLALDTVDTDDDDLSDFYSTTADFDQSKQTDVHPMDVQMAVFHCSDSFLKQNMITKLSQCQYALPLLVPDPVTMDIECPLWTFRQIRKTWKVTEIKDNSNTVTMKSMPICKAETPMVSFLRLGSLSLSKSQLINTLINDRHSTFFHRNCPGSTKSRHLMDGVAEIAWYCPAGKPNDAFTDCIAFCNLHGDAQLIEKQRDIMTEKSSINVVLVPTLGKGDKGSAVMSVLLKSPTPLICLTADSECDAVEKIKGKYIMGLRDRSQSDVSEELKKIIGRILSGQHASFRLETMAEVSEIRVDEDDNVCQKGKSAAMKIVNLLQGMDVSKIKDTFLPCQGQLWHKWCRINKELYHLKGHIEKEKCKKQQELMQIRQKQCTTSCTEVMKLFIKSLSSLPSKEKEYFLKWTQILADALSTDDLCLILQSYDEKWSEVLALKEKHDKSDLLKRKQTELEQISTKLQSATFGLEHIFREMGQIYEAYASLQKQTKMRKTDWSKYPELAAELMISGHPMELMDGDAGHVPLTWISSLLDEVIKKLGDKRVFVLSVLGVQSSGKSTMLNAMFGLQFAVSAGRCTKGAFMQLVKVSDEIKKDFEFDYILVVDTEGLRALELEGNSTLHHDNELATFVVGLGNMTLINIFGENPAEMQDVLQIVVQAFMRMKNVKLSPSCVFVHQNVTDIAASEKNLHGKRQLQEKLDKMAQLAAKEEVCNAECFRDVIAFDVQKDVKYFAQLWEGSPPMAPPNPGYSESVQELKKFILSKASQSTGITLSQFKSKIQDLWNALMNENFVFSFKNTLEIAVYRKLEVQYGNWTWALRSNMLTIENGLYTRIENGKHDKVELSYLHEEMKITYEKIKKAMTTYFDDDRDKEILVQWRGRFERKIKEFHDDQVRGVKKKLDEVIEQKNACKKLDDKKTEFENKLLQKSKELAHQLKDKAKDEEELKKQFNSVWSGWVSELTAGTKPIEDINYKKDQATILQELGFEWSLITESESSGRYKKISEVGDYIHHVCLTKDKGLCIPGQQSQDDKNENTSNEDQGRMSTIWQSFKKMFQFRPTEQNKEHTSRSSLVCEEQELIRSLIYSIEKQSLDAIKGKPVATRGYSPIYFQEVAKNVKEKVKEFESKRKYAVKKEFTVDLILFVFEKAGRWLSESHKKFRMNNDAVTYVESKKKQYYNIFSSFCRGSSSAVVFGELICEKLKSSTVEAVCNKTAIDLAGEMKCSFPAFSGNRLNLEKHLLKSLADKEDFDDFITYIHHPRKQAETFIEEQVQRYIFTDNKNKARTIFKKNVEDINKLVSQALFTATDKVKTQRGDSDMWVEEFYNLLKDELTFNTFCCQNFSDINDFDFVREEIEKGLVSVMKEVSSLSLDKMEEFRMKPDQILIDQLCNCCWAKCPFCAAVCTNTLENHSPDKHSVPFHRPSGIKGWHDIDTMDLDINFCTTSVASDDFFYPYWHSYDSFPYKHYQRAGKKYATWQITPDESKLTYWKWFVCRFEKQLEDYYKLKFQGRGEIPPAWRDHSKQEAIESLDEMYNL